The Montipora capricornis isolate CH-2021 chromosome 3, ASM3666992v2, whole genome shotgun sequence genome window below encodes:
- the LOC138042215 gene encoding uncharacterized protein, protein MAASQRLKDVKEGLKKYLPYCGLGSYPVLALHSVKVYPEELIIGRNSRALIFHGALALSGLGTATYIFSRPVFRIMQPPKSKQLLWSGFGSLIFNFGSLLLWAICKEIFPTNKLLRAVFALSSSAGLVYVGTDYLQAVDALRFGVIAEREVGHEL, encoded by the coding sequence atggcggccagtCAACGCTTGAAGGATGTGAAAGAAGGCTTGAAGAAATACCTTCCTTATTGTGGTCTCGGTAGTTACCCAGTGCTTGCTCTTCATTCAGTTAAGGTGTATCCTGAGGAGCTCATAATTGGTCGGAATTCAAGGGCACTTATTTTCCATGGAGCGCTGGCTTTGTCTGGGCTTGGAACTGCCACATACATCTTTTCAAGGCCTGTCTTTCGTATCATGCAACCACCTAAATCTAAACAACTTTTATGGAGCGGTTTTGGTTCTTTGATATTCAACTTTGGATCTCTATTGCTTTGGGCAATTTGTAAAGAAATCTTTCCTACGAACAAACTCTTACGGGCTGTTTTCGCTCTGTCTTCAAGCGCTGGTCTTGTGTACGTCGGCACAGACTATTTGCAAGCAGTGGATGCACTTCGATTTGGAGTCATTGCGGAGAGAGAAGTCGGCCACGAGCTTTAA